One window of Perca flavescens isolate YP-PL-M2 chromosome 15, PFLA_1.0, whole genome shotgun sequence genomic DNA carries:
- the LOC114569306 gene encoding E3 ubiquitin-protein ligase RBBP6, translating to MTHIHYKFSSKLSYDTVVFDGPHVTLRDLKRQIMGREKLRAGDCDLQITNAQNKEEYTDDESSIPKGSSVIVRRIPIIGGKSGSSKTRNVERSDVQHHAFGAYKAMDDQNSSRAVPFFSKMQNLADADASEEDKIKVMMNQSTYDSMNYNKKFGTALPANYTCYRCGNTGHHIRNCPTSGDKISEAPLKIKKSTGIPRSFMVEVDDPNIKGAMLTNSGRYAIPTIDAEAYAIGKKERPPFGPQEETKSEGEEDPVPEELLCLICHDLLSDAVVIPCCGNSYCDDCIRTALLDSEEHVCPTCSQSDVSPDTLIANKFLRQAVDNFKKERGFTKSQRKGCGTSQSQNPTPTASPVPTPPPLAMLSQPPKPHLPTHSQQDPLRSHAADTPPSSQVCGAPPTVTGPASAPNTPSTSLQPAQSHLEIPDKESEEKTHDDSAAAAATSVPVSPEEPTDAPSQLIPMVVPAAVAEQPQTVSVNLLQPSSGPAPRPYGPSASWDSPSSSSGCPIGGWNESNPQQPPPSSSSYPATPPPPLFPSPNFHTFLAAHQPLSGYPPGYPPPAPVWTLPNLPGAPIPSLCPSTSIPALIPKEWYSHQRKKKERSPHRGSSHRRSSSRSYSKSSKSKSSRSYSRSSSRSRSRSRSQSRSRPQSPYSRERDLQTRSHSSHSYSYGYKRSPTPSSSSSPRVGYRARSKSPSGHRKNSHHSRHHSKKSASSSYNSRRQGERSQREAGGSGGSNLYAQHANQSSSLDLNTKCYLQWKREYKEWYDKYFHSYVGHFQLPLPLLNLPPPPPPQWGGREGSGNPSHGSSRSRDRFQDRRGARTDGCSPPSQSSSDSRSPPSQSSRDSRSTPSRSSSDSRSSPSHSSNDSRSPASRSSSDGRATPSEDGAPPTACQQRCAEKSSRLPIALTKGGTEAKPQERSEDDKPLMAKNLENLSTLKHEEGRGGGESSPNAAGSTYNSRKNKRRPYTGPNACKDGTPARDQATGSDALEPVQSLVKPDKRLDKDYERKSREQRNLEIEKGCRRGKHSDSRQDVGRRHKERPSKEASRADPDRHRYPGGSRDYDSRSEKNRKRKGEDIGRSSVKAQSSKCLKTKVAEDPKTRKSESPNPFERTKPKTEKKKEKTTCPLTEREIWEGGIKVKPQKKISININLEGARKDGKTENRDVSHSESVTGRSKEEMEKAGNGEEKLNGGETMKANEKKRDVEGLSEEKIKPGEGEARQKWEKATFRDDTREMLGEIAGEKKDVGEKKEDREKEDFDLWHSPLSGVAQEKERKEGRAMGELFAGTRNERAEGESTCQENRGIPPGESKPKEELIKGAKWRMRKDEEEADNGDNTMRSKSQRGRNESHHDTPNTAAHDGSSYEDHQEGNTGLKTLGEYTQDRAADLEDELKLIQVPRSKWEKEESEEGERVEGVSKVQTDALATFPPSPSVSVTTETTTNRDAENEEKRARSVETEREEASAMERGRDRERAREKTPVLSSSQRSVAPSSGKDRTDGALCTDRDGERRMEMERPGDRERGRESERQKESKRSKERAREEENGRDRKRERGHSSIATAPKRNPPSSSHSYSYSTQTHDTERRDRQRGGDTDGNKSSSCPGGKFSGGRSRESSAISRANERLGQNTPKSYRDTPLDSKFKDKDHSHCCQNPQAPSGNYRPAGTHHSPPSLSHSRGKERDPLSSGAELGKPRISSPGQEFMQHRSRNESRVEKEEWKQRKATKGIGERESQEMVPERGGSRCQDEADELDGQTKWERGRELEEGERPSSRSNSVSSSSSQENGRDGERKENKNQKRRQKEKRRSSPELLEEGELKKHKPKKKTSKKSRDGGEEESASLESTPERGTKATQGKVVSKRTGRKAHKEAASVNPHVAALIEGPHHALLSLLNPEPSAEALDGWRKETGEVWEQREEGGD from the exons ATGACTCATATTCATTATAAATTCTCCTCCAAACTCAGCTACGACACTGTGGTTTTCGACGGCCCGCACGTCACCCTGAGGGATCTGAAGAGGCAGATCATGGGCAGGGAGAAGCTGCGAGCCGGGGACTGCGACCTGCAGATCACAAACGCCCAGAACAAAGAAG agTACACAGATGATGAGAGTTCGATCCCCAAAGGCTCCTCAGTCATCGTCAGGAGAATCCCAATCATTGGAGGAAAGTCCGGCAGCAGCAAGACCCGCAACGT tGAGCGATCGGATGTCCAGCACCACGCCTTTGGAGCCTACAAAGCA ATGGATGACCAGAATTCTTCCAGAGCCGTACCCTTTTTCTCCAAG ATGCAGAACCTGGCTGATGCCGATGCGTCAGAAGAGGATAAGATTAAAGTTATGATGAATCAGTCGACCTACGACTCCATGAA TTACAACAAGAAGTTTGGTACTGCACTTCCTGCGAACTACACCTGTTATCGCTGTGGAAATACTGGACACCACATCAGGAACTGTCCCACCAGCGGG GATAAAATCTCAGAGGCCCCTCTGAAAATTAAGAAAAGCACAGGCATCCCTCGTTCTTTCATGGTAGAGGTGGACGATCCAAACATAAAGGGAGCCATGCTGACCAACTCTGGACGCTACGCGATTCCTACCATAGACGC TGAGGCATACGCTATTGGCAAGAAGGAGAGGCCTCCATTCGGTCCACAAGAGGAGACAAAGTCAGAAGGTGAGGAGGATCCTGTACCTGAGGAACTCCTCTGTCTGATCTGCCATGACCTGCTGAGTGACGCTGTGGTCATACCCTGCTGTGGAAACAGCTACTGTGATGACT GTATTCGTACTGCCTTACTGGATTCAGAGGAACACGTCTGCCCCacttgcagccaatcagatgtcTCACCCGATACCCTGATAGCCAATAAATTTCTCCGACAG GCTGTGGACAATTTTAAGAAAGAGCGAGGCTTCACTAAAAGTCAGAGAAAAGGGTGTGGTACCTCCCAATCCCAAAATCCAACCCCGACAGCGAGCCCTGTCCCCACCCCGCCCCCTCTCGCTATGCTGAGCCAACCTCCAAAGCCTCACCTGCCAACCCACAGCCAGCAG GACCCTCTCCGCTCGCATGCTGCAGACACACCGCCATCGTCTCAGGTGTGTGGGGCTCCGCCCACAGTTACGGGCCCCGCCTCTGCTCCCAACACGCCAAGCACTTCCCTCCAGCCTGCGCAAAGCCACCTGGAGATACCTGACAA AGAGTCTGAAGAAAAGACGCACGATGACTCAGCAGCTGCTGCCGCCACGTCTGTGCCGGTTTCACCGGAAGAACCCACTGATGCTCCATCGCAGCTGATACCAATG GTTGTCCCTGCTGCAGTGGCAGAGCAGCCCCAGACAGTCAGTGTGAATCTCCTGCAGCCCTCCTCAG GTCCAGCCCCAAGACCCTATGGGCCATCAGCGTCCTGGGATAG CCCCTCTTCCTCCTCGGGTTGTCCTATTGGAGGCTGGAATGAGTCTAACCCCCAgcagccccctccctcctcctcttcatatCCAGCaactcctccacctcctctctttccctcccccaATTTCCACACATTCCTCGCCGCTCATCAGCCTCTCAGCGGTTACCCCCCTGGATACCCACCCCCCGCGCCCGTCTGGACACTCCCAAACCTCCCGGGTGCCCCCATCCCTTCCCTGTGCCCCTCTACCTCCATCCCTGCCCTCATCCCAAAGGAGTGGTACAGTCATcagagaaagaagaaggaaaG GTCACCTCACCGAGGATCTTCCCACAGACGCTCTTCCTCTCGTTCTTATTCAAAGTCTTCCAAGTCCAAGTCTTCTCGCTCGTACTCTCGGTCTTCAAGCAGATCCAGATCCCGGTCCAGGTCCCAAAGCAGATCAAg gcCCCAATCTCCTTACTCCCGCGAAAGAGACCTCCAAACCCGCTCTCATTCCTCCCACTCCTATAGCTATGGTTACAAACGTTCCCCTACACCGTCCTCGTCATCTTCACCTCGAGTGGGTTACCGTGCCAGGTCCAAGTCACCGTCAGGTCACCGCAAAAACAGCCATCATAGCCGGCATCACAGTAAGAAATCCGCTTCGAGCAGCTACAACTCCAGGAGGCAAGGAGAACGCTCCCAGAGGGAAGCGGGGGGCTCGGGGGGAAGTAACCTGTATGCCCAGCATGCAAATCAAAGTAGCAGCCTGGACCTGAACACAAAGTGCTACCTGCAGTGGAAAAGGGAGTACAAAGAGTGGTATGATAAATATTTCCACAGCTATGTCGGCCACTTCCAGCTGCCTCTTCCCCTCCTcaatcttcctcctcctcctcctcctcagtggGGGGGCCGAGAAGGAAGCGGAAATCCCTCGCACGGCAGCTCCCGCTCCCGTGACCGATTCCAAGATAGACGCGGCGCCCGGACGGACGGCTGCTCCCCTCCATCGCAGTCATCCAGTGACAGCCGCTCCCCTCCATCCCAGTCTTCACGTGACAGCCGCTCCACGCCATCTCGGTCCTCCAGTGACAGCCGCTCCTCTCCGTCGCACTCGTCCAACGACAGCCGGTCCCCTGCCTCTCGGTCGTCCAGCGACGGACGCGCCACGCCGTCCGAAGACGGAGCTCCGCCGACGGCATGCCAGCAGAGGTGCGCTGAGAAGTCCAGCCGCCTGCCAATCGCGCTTACAAAGGGCGGTACGGAAGCGAAACCGCAAGAAAGAAGTGAGGACGATAAGCCGCTGATGGCGAAGAATTTGGAGAACCTCAGCACCTTAAAACATGaggaaggaagaggagggggggagtcATCCCCTAATGCTGCAGGCTCAACGTATAACAGCAGAAAGAACAAGAGGAGGCCTTACACTGGACCAAATGCCTGCAAGGATGGCACCCCAGCACGGGACCAAGCAACTGGCAGCGATGCCTTAGAACCAGTCCAATCACTCGTGAAACCAGATAAACGTTTGGATAAAGACTACGAAAGAAAAAGCAGAGAACAGAGGAATTTGGAAATTGAGAAAGGATGTAGAAGAGGCAAACATTCAGACTCCCGGCAGGATGTGGGGAGACGGCACAAGGAAAGGCCCAGTAAAGAGGCAAGCAGGGCGGAtccagacagacacagataccCTGGAGGCAGCAGGGATTATGACTCGAGATCAGAGaagaatagaaaaagaaaaggagaggacatTGGGAGAAGTTCTGTAAAGGCTCAAAGCAGCAAATGCCTGAAAACTAAAGTTGCAGAGGACCCCAAAACCCGCAAGAGCGAATCCCCGAATCCGTTTGAGAGAACCAAGCCGAAAACggagaagaaaaaggagaagaCAACATGTCctctgacagagagagaaatctGGGAGGGAGGGATAAAGGTGAAACCGCAGAAGAAGATAAGCATCAACATAAACCTGGAAGGAGCGAGGAAGGACGGGAAAACTGAAAACCGGGACGTGTCTCATTCAGAGAGTGTCACTGGAAGATCAAAGGAAGAAATGGAGAAGGCTGGTAACGGAGAGGAGAAGTTAAATGGAGGAGAGACGATGAAAGCAAATGAAAAGAAGAGAGACGTGGAAGGTTTGTCGGAGGAAAAAATCAAACCAGGTGAAGGAGAGGCAAGACAGAAATGGGAGAAAGCTACCTTCAGAGATGATACGCGAGAGATGTTGGGGGAAATTGCGGGAGAGAAAAAAGATGtgggagagaagaaagaggacAGAGAAAAGGAAGACTTTGACTTATGGCACAGCCCCCTTAGCGGAGTGGCGCAGgaaaaggagaggaaggaaggacgAGCGATGGGAGAGTTATTCGCAGGTACCCGGAATGAGAGGGCAGAGGGAGAAAGCACATGCCAGGAAAACAGAGGAATCCCGCCGGGGGAGTCAAAGCCAAAGGAGGAGCTGATAAAGGGAGCGAAGTGGAGGATGAGGAAAGACGAAGAAGAAGCAGACAACGGCGACAACACAATGAGGTCCAAGTCACAAAGGGGCCGAAACGAGAGCCACCATGACACACCAAACACCGCGGCGCACGATGGCAG CAGCTACGAGGATCATCAGGAAGGGAACACAGGGTTGAAAACTCTGGGAGAGTACACCCAGGACAGAGCTGCAGACCTAGAGGACGAGCTCAAACTCATACAG GTCCCTCGCTCCAAATGGGAGAAGGAAGAGTCTGAGGAAGGGGAGCGGGTTGAAGGAGTGAGCAAAGTTCAAACAGATGCACTTGCCACGTTTCCGCCTTCGCCGTCCGTGTCCGTGACGACAGAGACCACAACCAACAGGGATGCAGAGAATGAAGAGAAGAGAGCGAGGTCAgtggagacggagagagaggaggCCAGCGCGATGGAGAGAGGTAGGGACagggagagagcgagggagaaaacCCCCGTTCTGTCCAGTTCACAGAGGAGTGTGGCTCCCTCTAGTGGCAAAGACAGGACTGACGGCGCCTTGTGCACAGACCGAGACGgggagagaaggatggagatggagagaccgggggacagagagagagggagggagagcgagaggcagaaagagagcAAAAGATCAAAAGAGAGAGCAAGGGAGGAAGAGAatgggagagacagaaagagagagagagggcacaGCAGCATTGCCACCGCCCCAAAGAGAaatcctccctcctcttctcaCTCCTACTCTTATTCGACACAGACACAtgacacagagaggagagacaggcagagaggggGCGACACGGACGGCAACAAGAGTTCCTCCTGTCCCGGCGGGAAATTCTCCGGTGGCAGAAGCAGGGAAAGCAGCGCAATAAGCAGAGCTAACGAACGGCTTGGTCAAAATACCCCCAAATCATACAGAGACACGCCACTGGATTCAAAATTTAAAGACAAAGACCATTCCCACTGCTGCCAAAATCCCCAAGCTCCATCAGGGAACTACAGACCTGCAGGGACCCACCACTCCCCACCTTCCCTCTCTCACAGCCGGGGTAAGGAGAGAGACCCACTCTCCTCCGGGGCGGAGCTGGGTAAGCCCAGAATTAGCAGCCCTGGTCAGGAGTTCATGCAGCACAGAAGTAGAAATGAGAGCCGGGTTGAAAAGGAGGAGTGGAAGCAAAGGAAGGCAACTAAAGGcataggagagagagaaagtcaaGAGATGGTGCCTGAGAGAGGAGGTAGTCGATGCCAGGATGAAGCCGACGAGTTGGACGGACAGACAAAGTGGGAGCGAGGGAGAGAGCTGGAGGAAGGGGAGAGGCCCAGCAGCCGCAGCAACAGCGTCAGTTCATCATCAAGCCAGGAGAACGGCAGGGACGGCGAGAGAAAAGAGAATAAGAACCAAAAGAGGCGCCAAAAGGAGAAGAGACGATCCTCCCCAGAGCTGCTGGAGGAAGGG